A segment of the Carassius carassius chromosome 21, fCarCar2.1, whole genome shotgun sequence genome:
AAGCATTAGAAAAATTTATTAGGCCTTGTTATTAAATGCAATTGTAActttaaatttgaaataattttaccTGATCTTACCTTTTGATTTAGATTTGTTGGTACAATAGACCATATTTAGGTTGATTCGgtaatgttaaataaatcaatttattaCATGACGTTTTTACTCTTTTAGTAGTAAGCCTATTGAGTAAAAACCCTAACATAAATGACAACTATGACAACTATAAAATCCAAAAGTAATGTTGTTTCAGATCTTATGGTCACGTTAAGGTAGGCTACAAGCCAAACCATCTTAATGCTTTAGTAGACTAGATGATTTGACTCAATTGAACTCAGCTTGAAATtgcatattaaattacatttcaatcacAACTGCCTTGATTTGGAGGCCTTTATTAAACAACCTGACACAGTTGTGAGTTGGGACAGGTGATGATGGGAGGCACAGAAGGGGAGGGGTCAATCTGAGATAAGGACGTTAGCTATTAGATAAGAGCGCTTCTCTCCACACCTTCACCAGCGTCTAACAGCAGCGGAAAGAGGAAGATAGAGGAGACTCTTCATCTACTGCCGCTTCCACGAGGAGATAGGCTACACATATATAGCCTAGACGTCAAGCAGCTCTAAAGGCGATAGCCTACGTTAAGGAGAATTTACCTGGGGACATCTGTAGGAACGAGGTCAACTGATGGTGCTTTGAGTTTGTCAAGGTGAAACGAAGAACCTTTCTTCAAGCACCCACAGCAGAGATGCTTCCGAGTCCTGTGACCTCAACTCCGTTCTCGGTTAAAGACATCCTCAAACTGGAACAGCAACATGCTCTGAACCCCAACGGATTGATGGGCGTTGAGCAGGACACTGTCCCGCTGCAGTCGCTTCAGCTTCAGTGCATGCAGAGCACACTGAGCCGGAGCCTGGAGCTCCTCTACAGCCCCGACAAACACAGCGTGATCGCCGGGGAACAGGTGAAGTGCGCCCTCGATTCAGACCACTTCGACATGGTCAGAAGCTACTGCGGATCTCCGACGGAGGAGGAGATGGATCCGAGCCAAGAAACAAGTAGGACATTTATAGTTAATACTGCTGTCCAGTCATTGCAAGGTGAAGGGTTTCTTTTTAATCCTTTGTGTTAAACAATCCAAGGGTTTTTGTTACAACCCAAAAAGATTTTACAGTCTGACACTCTGAAGTTCTAAAGTTCCACAAGCaacatttattctattttttaacCATTAATTATTGCATAGGCTATATGTAGTGTGTCTTCAAGAAACCAATACACTGATATGAGAAACATCTTacgttgtatatttttttaaaaaactcttatttctaaaggataaaaaaacaactaaataaacaTCAGTAACTAGGCTTTATGGTCCTGACAAGAACCGCTGAAGAaaacaatgtattatttaataaatatgatgtGATGTTATCATTGGCTTTAAAATCAAATTagttatataatatgtaatataacgAACACAAATTGTGCTGTTACCTCGTGATTTTATTTTACACGCCATGTACATTTTGCACGAGCGTGTTTTTGCATTTCAAGTTGAAGTtctaaaacaatgaaaatgataTTAGACATTCAATTAGATGGTAGATGTCGTAGTAGCAGCCTGCTAGTGTTAACAACAAAAATAGGCTAATAGAATTATGGATAGCCTGTTGTTGTATTTATTCTAATTCATTCTATGCAATTTCATACCGCATTTATAAGCATACCTTATCTGAAGAGCTCAGATGCAAAATCCTATATGTGCAaactgaaattttcttctaaaatgagcaACACCCCGCACCTCAGGTTCCTATATGTTCAGTTaattcactttaatggcaatgaccCAATGACCCAAAGAACCtattcattgccattaaagtgaaattactgaactgatacacaAGAGCCTgagaaaaatgttcattttagaaGACAATTTCAGATGGcgcttagaggcttttgcatctgaactcttcatttatttattgtattattttccaaATAGGTATGTGTCCATTTGACGATTCCGGTTATAATGGTAGAAAAGAGGAAACACCGGGGGAGAAACCGAAGCAGAGGCTGCGCAGGAAACCTCGAGTGCTCTTCTCTCAAACTCAAGTGTTTGAGCTGGAAAGACGCTTCAAGCAGCAGAGATACCTGTCAGCACCCGAGCGAGACCACCTGGCTCACGTGCTGAAGCTCACCTCAACACAGGTCAAAATCTGGTTCCAGAACCGGAGGTACAAGTGTAAGAGACAGCGGCAGGACAGAAGTCTGGAGCTGGCCGGCCCACGGAGGGTGGCGGTGCCCGTGCTGGTGCGAGACGGAAAACCCTGTCATGCAACTCCGTACAACGTCACTGTGTCATATCCCTACAATAACTATTACAACAGCTATGGAAATAACCCATACCACTGTAACTTAACTTCTGTACCACCGTTTACCAACACAAGTCAAATACCCAACCACTTTGTGGATCTGAATTTGACTACGGGAGGAGTGGATGGGATCAGGACTTGGTGACACCATGGCACCAGTCCTAAAAGAGAAGAGTTTGGATTAAGACTATTTAACCGAATGGCACTGCTGAGGAACATACACTGTAATATCATATAAACTGTtgtctgattttatatatattattgtttttatatatgtggTTTACACAACAAGCAACACCAAATAAAgactaaatatttaataacatggaGCTTAAAagagattgtttttttgttttgttttttgtttttttgccaaaGGCTTTTATCGTGAGATGTGTTGATTGTGGCGAAGGCCAGACAAATAACGATTTAACATAGCCTATCAATTAAACGAAAATAACAATACCACTGGTGTCTGTGAGTTAAAATGTAACAATCTTTGATGCAGCCTATAGATCCATTTGaaaatcatttataatttttCACTACTGTATTTTTCGAGTAGGCCTACACTCCGACATGGTTTCCTTCCTCGATGAGTTGTAAAATGTCCAGTGAACACAACACTTTGAAAATAATAACACACAATACAACATTTTTGGCAggctattaatatatataataagtaaAATATTAAGTCATGAACTAAGCTAggttttcaaatgtatttgttaatttaattgtttattaattatttatttatatagtccaACGTATGTGGACTAATTtggagtgttttttgtttttgctttttatacAAAAGAAACAAGACCATTTTAAAACAAATGGTCTGTCAGCTCGTTTAGGCTGCAGACATGTTTATTATTGCAGTCATATGAACTATAGCAATTGCACGGCTTACTGTACAAAGTTATGTTCATTGTGTTTAGTTATTTTCCATCTGATTCGACCCTTACATTTTGTTTCGTTGGTATAACCCAGTATAGCCAGATGATTCgatcatattaaatattttagaatagcaattaaagaaaaaaaaagtttagataGCCCTGTTGCTATATGAAACGTCGTAGGCcgcttgaaataaataaataactagtcGCTTTTTCCATTTTTCGTTTGTTTTTAAGTTacagaataaaaaagtaaataaataaataaataaacaaaaaatacagataGGTATAAAGCGCACGTTCCTAAATTAGTGATTGTTCTGTTTCACATTTTTCTATGGCCCATGATATGCTGCTGTGGCTTTCAGAAATgtgatagtattttttttttactttctattcaacGCGAATATAAAATAAGTCAGATCGACTAAACAGAGTGACAACCTTGAAGTTAATCAAGACGCTGCAATTCGCTGTAATATCGCAAACTACACAAGTTCAGTTATCTCCCAATCTTAACGCTTTTGGAAATGAGCTTGTCATTACACTCACATTAGCCAAACAGATAAAGCAATTGAAGAGACGTGATAAGTCCGAGGACCCCGGACGCAGTGCTGAGAGTAAACAGATCCGCAGACAAGCCGGCACTCTTTCAGTCTCGTCTCCCGATCTGTCAAGAAAACGATCCGAATCAAATCTGACTGCGAGCAAGCTGTTGTAGATCTGATAAACCAACCCTACAGGAGAATGTTTCCAATTTAATTCTGCTCATTAAGATATTTCCTCAAGGTGCTTCTAAGGGATTGTTATTACAGCATGCTTCACTTATAAACCCAATTGAAACACAACTATAAAATTCAAtagtaattattataaataaacaggcctatatatttatatttgccaGTGTGGTTTATGAGGCAAGGTTTGTGAGATGTCAAATGGCTTTCATTCTTAACAGAAATTTCTGAATACCATGGTAGAGGGCCTTAATGAACAGACTATTATGAGCAATCAGAAAGTTTTCACTGATGCTGGTGAGGGAGAGTTCAGAACTTTTCTTAATGGGCAATTTATTTCCTGTTTAAGACTGTGTTGGAGAGAACCAAGGCAGAGATGGAAAACTGTCTCAAGAGTCTCGTCAGCGCTGGGTTCAGATAAGGCAAGAGTATGTGGCTCGGAGCAGTATTTAGCAGATTGATATACGTAGCTAAGAGCAGTATTTAGCAGCAGGCAGACAGAATGGAGACTACGGCCACTTCAAGGGATCAgataagttgtgtgtgtgtggggggggggtgcttGTTAGGGTCTCTGTGTTTATACACTAATGTACTGAACATTTATATGAGATTGTGTGAGGCTATAAGAATGAAGACATATGCAAATGAATGAGAGGTAAATGAGCTGTGTCGGAAGTATTGTCCACTGCGTTGCAGGAAGAGATCTGATCAGACTTATTTACTGACAGACAGGGTCAAGACACAGGAGGCCTGGATCTTCACTGCTGGCTTGTCACTctggaagacacacacacacacacacacaaaacaaaacttgTTGCACAGTTCTGAAGGAAGTGGAAACTGGCCAAAAGGCTAAAGGTTAAGCTGACTTCATTCCATCTAATTATTTATGAAATGGTCAAACCGCAAGACGAGTCACTGGGCAGAAATGTTTAAGTTGgtcaaaatgtataatgtatgtcTCTAATAATGTAACCTACACTAATCCTACAGGGTCAAAATACAAAATGAGGTAAAAGTTACGAAGGCATTCAATAACTCGGCACATACatagtttaaattaatttgaacttATATTTAGCTTATCTTTGATCACAAGAGTTcacaaatgaaatgaatgaactgAATTCAACTAGAACTTGAGAAGAACTGTATCAGAATGACTGTGACCAAAAACAACAAGGCCTCTGAAGCTGCTGAAACTTGTTGGAGCACACAAGAAGTTTAACACAAGACGGGGAGAGTGGCAGCATTTAAAGAGACTCGAAATGCAAGCTTAACCTACAGCTCCAAAGAACGTCTTCAGCATTTATCTGAGGCAACGTGAGGGCCACGGCCCATGCTGTTACTACATCGGAAGAGATGTTTTGGACATTTTGTCTGCATAAAGACTAGAGATCTATAGAAAAGACTCAAATGCTCCC
Coding sequences within it:
- the LOC132097087 gene encoding homeobox protein Nkx-2.5-like yields the protein MLPSPVTSTPFSVKDILKLEQQHALNPNGLMGVEQDTVPLQSLQLQCMQSTLSRSLELLYSPDKHSVIAGEQVKCALDSDHFDMVRSYCGSPTEEEMDPSQETSMCPFDDSGYNGRKEETPGEKPKQRLRRKPRVLFSQTQVFELERRFKQQRYLSAPERDHLAHVLKLTSTQVKIWFQNRRYKCKRQRQDRSLELAGPRRVAVPVLVRDGKPCHATPYNVTVSYPYNNYYNSYGNNPYHCNLTSVPPFTNTSQIPNHFVDLNLTTGGVDGIRTW